A single Natranaerobius thermophilus JW/NM-WN-LF DNA region contains:
- the trmFO gene encoding methylenetetrahydrofolate--tRNA-(uracil(54)-C(5))-methyltransferase (FADH(2)-oxidizing) TrmFO — MRLTVIGGGLAGSEAAYQAAQQGVTVDLYEMRPVKTTAAHKTGELAELVCSNSLRAKSLENAAGLLKEELRKFDSLIMKVADQVQVPAGGALAVDREAFSQKVTEYIENHPNINLITEEVTEINESQPTVIATGPLTSTSLTERIQKLTGTDFLYFYDAAAPIVTYESINKNIAYWASRYGKGTPDYLNCPMTKEEYEDFYQELINAEKVPLKSFEKEVVFEGCMPVEQMANRGKDTLVFGPLKPVGLENPNTGEMPYAVVQLRKDNREGTLYNLVGFQTRLKWPEQRRVFRKIPGLEEAEFVRYGVMHRNTFINSPKVLTANYQLRERPGLFFAGQVTGVEGYVESTASGLVAGLNAARKLQGNETLTFPRETALGALASYIVEASPDNFQPMNINFGLLPSLEKKVPKKIKKQKQSERALKILEEFIERKL, encoded by the coding sequence ATGAGATTAACAGTGATAGGTGGTGGACTAGCTGGTTCAGAAGCTGCTTATCAGGCTGCACAACAAGGGGTAACTGTTGACTTGTATGAAATGAGGCCGGTTAAGACCACGGCTGCACATAAAACAGGTGAACTGGCTGAATTAGTATGTAGTAATAGCTTGCGAGCTAAATCCTTGGAAAATGCAGCTGGACTATTAAAAGAGGAGCTGCGAAAATTCGATAGTTTGATTATGAAAGTTGCTGATCAGGTACAAGTTCCTGCCGGTGGAGCTTTGGCTGTTGATAGAGAAGCTTTTAGTCAGAAAGTGACTGAGTATATTGAAAACCATCCGAATATAAATTTAATCACAGAGGAAGTTACAGAAATAAATGAAAGTCAGCCAACTGTTATAGCTACAGGACCTCTAACATCAACATCGTTAACTGAGCGAATTCAAAAGTTAACTGGTACAGATTTTCTGTACTTTTATGATGCAGCTGCCCCAATCGTCACATATGAATCAATTAATAAAAATATTGCTTATTGGGCATCCAGGTATGGCAAAGGTACACCTGACTATCTGAACTGTCCCATGACTAAAGAAGAGTATGAAGACTTTTATCAAGAGTTAATAAATGCTGAAAAAGTACCTTTAAAATCTTTTGAAAAGGAAGTAGTCTTTGAAGGTTGTATGCCTGTTGAACAAATGGCAAACCGTGGTAAGGATACTTTGGTTTTTGGTCCTTTAAAACCTGTAGGACTTGAAAATCCAAATACAGGAGAAATGCCCTATGCAGTAGTGCAACTGAGAAAAGATAATCGTGAAGGAACTCTATACAATCTAGTTGGTTTTCAAACTAGGCTAAAATGGCCTGAACAAAGAAGAGTGTTTCGTAAAATTCCCGGGCTAGAAGAAGCTGAATTTGTCAGGTATGGAGTTATGCATAGAAATACTTTTATTAATTCACCCAAAGTTTTAACCGCTAATTATCAGCTTAGAGAAAGGCCTGGATTATTTTTTGCAGGACAGGTGACTGGAGTTGAAGGATATGTAGAGTCAACAGCTTCAGGGTTAGTTGCTGGACTTAATGCAGCTAGGAAATTACAAGGAAATGAAACCTTGACTTTCCCGCGAGAAACGGCATTGGGTGCCCTGGCAAGTTATATAGTTGAAGCTTCGCCTGACAATTTTCAACCTATGAACATTAATTTTGGTTTACTCCCCTCTTTAGAGAAGAAAGTTCCGAAAAAAATTAAAAAGCAAAAACAATCGGAAAGAGCTTTAAAAATATTGGAAGAATTTATTGAAAGAAAATTGTAA
- the topA gene encoding type I DNA topoisomerase translates to MASNLVIVESPAKAQTIKRYLGKQYKVKASMGHLIDLPKSQMGIEINEVFKPKYITIRGKGKILSELKKEAKKADRVYLAGDPDREGEAICWHLGRALGIDEDEHCRVEFNEITKDAIKAAFKEPRKIAYNLVNAQQARRVLDRLVGYNISPILWKKVRKGLSAGRVQSVAVRLICDREQEIKEFVPEEYWTLIAQFSKDGEKFEGKLQEVDGKKAEIPNEERMNEILSKLENATYKVHKVEKKERKRNPNPPFITSTLQQDAYRRLGFSARRTMRTAQQLYEGIKVSGEGHVGLITYLRTDSTRISQSALTAAKEYILEEYGEDYYPGKPRTFKGGKGSQDAHECIRPTRTDLSPEKIKSALSNDQFKLYKLIWNRFIASQMAPAKYDTVAADIYAAGTMKFRARGSQLKFPGFLALGHEDQDKDEILPELKQDDLLDLEELQPNQHFTQPPPRYSEASLVKTLEKEGIGRPSTYAPIIETIQTKGYVIQEEKRLYPTQLGEIVVEQLKEFFPDVLDVDFTAEVEQGLDKIEDGEKDWQEFLYEFYEPFEKQVKTAEEEMKKIELEEEQTDVECEKCGSYMVVKHGRYGKFLACPNFPDCKNTKSFVKELNVECPKCQGTIVERKSKKGRKFLGCNNYPDCDFITWYKPVEGKKCPKCESFLVQRGKKNKYYQCSHPDCDYSADAVEEQEEKQS, encoded by the coding sequence TTGGCAAGTAATTTAGTTATAGTTGAATCTCCGGCCAAGGCTCAGACGATTAAAAGATACCTTGGAAAACAATACAAAGTAAAAGCATCAATGGGGCATTTAATAGACCTCCCAAAAAGTCAGATGGGAATAGAAATTAATGAAGTATTCAAGCCAAAATATATAACAATTAGAGGGAAAGGTAAAATTCTCTCAGAGCTTAAAAAAGAGGCCAAAAAAGCCGACAGAGTTTATCTGGCAGGGGACCCTGACCGAGAAGGGGAAGCTATCTGTTGGCACTTGGGGCGAGCTTTAGGAATAGATGAAGATGAACATTGCCGCGTCGAATTTAATGAAATTACTAAGGATGCAATAAAAGCGGCTTTTAAAGAACCAAGAAAAATCGCTTATAACTTAGTTAATGCACAACAGGCTCGACGAGTACTGGACCGGCTTGTTGGTTATAATATTAGTCCCATTTTGTGGAAAAAAGTAAGAAAAGGATTGAGTGCGGGAAGGGTTCAGTCGGTAGCGGTTAGGCTCATTTGCGATAGAGAACAAGAGATCAAAGAATTTGTTCCAGAAGAGTATTGGACCCTGATTGCTCAATTCAGTAAAGATGGAGAAAAATTTGAAGGTAAACTGCAAGAAGTTGACGGCAAAAAAGCTGAGATTCCCAATGAAGAAAGAATGAACGAGATACTATCAAAGTTAGAAAATGCTACGTACAAGGTTCATAAGGTAGAGAAAAAAGAACGCAAAAGAAACCCGAATCCTCCATTCATAACAAGCACATTACAGCAAGACGCATATAGACGATTGGGTTTTTCTGCACGAAGAACTATGAGAACAGCTCAACAATTATATGAAGGTATTAAGGTGTCTGGTGAAGGACATGTGGGTTTAATAACTTATTTAAGAACGGATTCCACTAGGATTAGTCAAAGTGCTTTGACTGCTGCTAAAGAATATATCCTGGAGGAATATGGCGAAGACTACTATCCCGGGAAACCGAGAACGTTTAAAGGTGGCAAAGGATCCCAGGATGCTCACGAGTGTATTCGCCCAACTAGGACGGATTTATCACCTGAAAAAATTAAATCGGCCCTGAGTAATGACCAATTTAAATTGTATAAATTAATTTGGAATCGATTTATTGCAAGTCAGATGGCTCCAGCCAAGTACGATACCGTTGCTGCTGATATTTATGCTGCTGGTACTATGAAGTTTAGGGCTCGAGGTTCTCAACTTAAATTTCCAGGCTTTTTAGCTTTGGGACATGAAGACCAGGATAAAGATGAAATTTTGCCTGAATTAAAACAGGATGATTTGTTAGATTTAGAAGAATTGCAACCTAACCAACACTTTACTCAACCACCGCCTCGATACAGTGAGGCCTCTCTTGTAAAAACTTTAGAAAAAGAAGGTATAGGTCGTCCTAGTACTTATGCACCAATTATAGAAACTATTCAAACAAAGGGGTATGTGATTCAGGAGGAGAAGAGACTATATCCGACTCAACTTGGTGAAATAGTAGTTGAACAACTTAAAGAATTTTTTCCTGATGTATTAGATGTAGATTTTACTGCAGAAGTAGAACAGGGTTTAGATAAAATTGAAGATGGTGAAAAAGACTGGCAAGAGTTCTTATATGAATTCTACGAACCCTTTGAGAAACAAGTAAAAACAGCTGAAGAAGAGATGAAGAAAATTGAACTAGAAGAAGAACAGACGGATGTAGAATGTGAAAAATGTGGTAGTTACATGGTGGTAAAACATGGCCGTTATGGAAAGTTTTTGGCTTGTCCTAATTTTCCTGATTGTAAAAATACCAAATCCTTTGTTAAGGAATTGAATGTAGAATGTCCTAAATGTCAGGGAACTATTGTAGAAAGAAAGAGTAAAAAAGGCAGAAAGTTTTTGGGATGCAATAATTATCCAGACTGTGATTTTATAACTTGGTATAAACCTGTTGAAGGAAAAAAATGCCCTAAATGCGAATCTTTTCTAGTACAGCGCGGTAAAAAGAACAAGTACTACCAGTGTAGTCATCCAGATTGTGATTATTCCGCCGATGCCGTGGAAGAACAAGAAGAGAAACAGAGCTGA
- a CDS encoding YifB family Mg chelatase-like AAA ATPase, giving the protein MYTKLTSCILHGIEGKLIGVEVDIANGIPNFEIVGLANTAVKEAKGRVRSAIKNSGLDFPTKRITINLAPSNLPKGGSQLDLSIALSILTACGQGIDYHSYNCFSRDAVYIGELSLDGKVRRIDGALPMAMSVLESGYSNLVLPAENAKEVSVLGDKLKVFPINSIEEAIAVINCKGASSKNITIDMDCHQFSSTKKTWLSNFNDVKGQEQAKRALEIAVAGMHNILMIGPPGTGKSMLAKRIPSIMPGLNFEESLEVTKIYSASGKLDYNTFNGLIAIPPVRTPHHSITEAALIGGGKVPIPGEISLAHRGILVLDELSEFSATTLDLLRQPLEDDRVVISRAHGTCEFPSKFMLVATTNPCPCGYFTVPGKECTCTPRQLKTHHGKITGALWDRIDIQVEVPLIEYNEIISNNNGEDSQDIQQRVISARLKQQERYGYSMITNSRLKVNEIKIHCSIDKQGQNLLNQMFDKLGLSIRGYNKILKVARTIADLRGDNQITASDLAEASSYRGLDRKYQ; this is encoded by the coding sequence GTGTATACTAAACTGACAAGTTGTATTTTGCATGGTATCGAAGGTAAACTCATAGGAGTAGAAGTTGATATTGCTAATGGAATTCCCAATTTTGAGATTGTGGGACTAGCCAACACAGCTGTGAAAGAGGCTAAGGGTCGTGTCCGATCGGCAATAAAAAACAGTGGTCTAGATTTTCCTACAAAACGCATTACCATCAATCTAGCACCCAGTAATCTCCCCAAGGGCGGATCGCAACTTGATCTGTCTATTGCTCTTAGTATTTTAACTGCTTGTGGCCAAGGGATAGATTACCACAGTTATAACTGTTTTAGCCGGGATGCTGTATATATTGGCGAATTATCCCTGGATGGAAAAGTTAGAAGGATTGACGGTGCCCTCCCCATGGCTATGTCTGTGTTAGAAAGCGGCTACTCAAACTTAGTTTTACCGGCAGAAAATGCTAAAGAAGTATCAGTACTAGGAGATAAACTGAAAGTATTCCCTATTAATTCTATTGAGGAAGCTATAGCTGTTATCAATTGTAAAGGGGCGTCTAGTAAAAATATCACTATTGATATGGATTGCCATCAATTTTCATCAACCAAAAAAACATGGTTATCAAATTTTAATGATGTAAAAGGTCAAGAGCAAGCTAAAAGAGCTTTAGAGATTGCTGTAGCAGGGATGCATAATATCTTGATGATAGGGCCACCAGGGACGGGCAAGTCAATGCTCGCCAAGCGCATTCCTTCAATAATGCCAGGGCTTAATTTTGAAGAATCCTTAGAAGTTACTAAAATTTATAGTGCTTCAGGAAAATTAGATTACAATACTTTTAATGGTTTGATAGCTATTCCACCGGTAAGAACCCCTCACCACAGTATTACAGAAGCTGCTTTGATTGGTGGAGGAAAGGTTCCTATCCCTGGTGAAATCAGCCTTGCCCACAGGGGTATTTTAGTTTTAGACGAATTATCAGAATTTTCAGCGACAACATTAGATTTATTACGCCAACCCTTGGAAGATGATAGGGTAGTTATTTCTCGAGCGCATGGTACATGTGAGTTTCCGTCCAAATTTATGCTAGTGGCAACCACCAATCCGTGCCCTTGTGGTTACTTTACTGTGCCGGGAAAGGAATGTACTTGTACTCCTCGTCAATTAAAAACTCATCATGGAAAAATAACAGGAGCGTTATGGGATCGCATTGATATACAGGTTGAAGTACCGTTAATTGAATATAATGAAATTATTTCTAATAATAACGGTGAGGATTCCCAAGATATACAGCAAAGGGTTATATCAGCGCGTCTTAAACAACAGGAGAGATATGGCTACTCAATGATCACTAATTCACGTTTAAAAGTTAATGAAATAAAAATACACTGTTCCATCGATAAACAAGGTCAAAATCTGCTAAATCAAATGTTTGACAAATTAGGGCTAAGTATTAGGGGATATAATAAAATCCTAAAGGTTGCAAGGACCATTGCTGATTTGCGTGGTGATAACCAAATTACCGCCTCAGATTTGGCTGAAGCTAGTAGTTATCGCGGCTTAGATCGTAAATACCAGTAA
- the asnB gene encoding asparagine synthase (glutamine-hydrolyzing), translated as MSGLAGVMSPNREFERQKIVDNMLATLNHRGPGIRKKHSINKITMGMTVNVEKEQQVLPYVNEYNNKMMICDATIFNSHELGQQLKAKGHYLRTGNGEEILLHLYEEWGLDGLQKVNGFFSLVIYDKNTDKLIAARDPFGVKPLYYHQKNGTILFSSELKGIVASNLISPKLNSYCLNLYLILQYPPEPYSMIDDVYRVLPGTAMTFNKASIESTYKYHTFVFNGSNKFTQSKPKGGNKQEIAEQTKTLFQKSIQEQFENTSNPGAFLSSGIDSSSVVALLNKKYVPGISTFSVGFHFQKYDELEFIKNLTAQLQVNNYQKLVSLEELKNELRKFVWHLDEPVADPSAFGLYKGAELASNFVKEIFSGEGADEFFGGYNIYQEPLFVNKIQKLPSTVLSTMNSIFNIIPYNIKGKSLFKRANTPLSERYFGNAMIFTPAEKDNLISKEHQISGVLDKMFKPIYKNVEKCHDVNKMQYVDINSWMTGDIMLKVDRMLMAHSLSLRAPFLNLELTDWAYNLPVKWKVSQKETKIAFRRAMNDILPQQSVVKKKLGFPVPTDKWFENSLITWAKDLLLSNESKKYFNPNKVKKLMKPDKKTDFQGRKLWTLLIFLLWQDMYLK; from the coding sequence ATGAGTGGTTTGGCTGGTGTTATGTCGCCTAACAGAGAATTTGAAAGACAGAAAATTGTTGATAACATGCTGGCAACACTTAATCACAGGGGACCAGGGATCAGAAAGAAACATTCTATTAATAAAATTACTATGGGAATGACCGTGAACGTTGAGAAAGAACAGCAGGTTTTGCCTTATGTAAATGAATATAACAACAAAATGATGATTTGTGATGCCACTATCTTCAATTCACATGAACTGGGACAACAATTAAAAGCTAAGGGACATTATTTAAGGACCGGTAATGGAGAAGAAATTTTGCTTCATCTCTATGAAGAATGGGGTTTGGATGGATTACAAAAGGTCAACGGATTTTTTAGTCTGGTGATTTATGACAAAAATACAGATAAGTTAATTGCCGCACGTGATCCCTTTGGCGTTAAACCTCTTTATTATCATCAAAAAAATGGTACCATACTCTTTTCTTCTGAATTAAAGGGAATAGTAGCTTCTAATTTAATTTCTCCTAAATTAAACTCCTATTGCCTCAATTTGTATCTAATATTACAGTACCCTCCGGAGCCTTACAGTATGATTGATGATGTCTACCGTGTCCTTCCAGGAACTGCAATGACTTTTAATAAAGCTAGCATAGAATCTACTTACAAATATCATACTTTTGTATTTAATGGTTCGAATAAATTCACTCAATCAAAACCAAAGGGAGGTAATAAGCAAGAAATAGCAGAACAAACCAAAACTTTATTTCAGAAAAGTATTCAGGAACAATTTGAAAACACATCTAATCCAGGAGCATTTCTTTCAAGTGGAATAGATTCTTCCTCAGTAGTTGCTCTGTTAAATAAAAAATATGTTCCGGGGATTTCTACATTTTCCGTGGGGTTTCATTTTCAAAAGTATGATGAACTTGAATTTATTAAAAATTTAACAGCTCAACTTCAGGTTAACAATTATCAAAAATTGGTGTCTTTAGAGGAATTGAAGAACGAATTGCGTAAATTTGTGTGGCATCTTGACGAACCAGTAGCTGATCCTTCTGCCTTTGGTTTATATAAAGGGGCTGAACTTGCAAGTAATTTTGTCAAAGAAATTTTTTCAGGAGAAGGAGCAGATGAATTTTTTGGTGGATACAATATCTACCAAGAACCCTTATTTGTCAACAAAATTCAAAAATTACCATCGACTGTATTATCTACTATGAATAGTATATTTAATATTATTCCTTACAATATAAAAGGAAAGAGTTTATTTAAAAGAGCCAACACTCCTCTATCCGAGAGATATTTCGGTAATGCCATGATTTTCACTCCAGCTGAAAAGGATAACTTAATTTCCAAAGAACATCAAATTTCTGGAGTCTTAGACAAAATGTTTAAACCTATCTATAAAAATGTAGAAAAATGCCACGATGTTAATAAAATGCAGTATGTAGACATAAATTCCTGGATGACAGGTGATATAATGCTAAAAGTTGATAGAATGTTAATGGCACATTCACTGAGCTTAAGAGCCCCTTTTCTTAATCTTGAATTGACAGACTGGGCTTATAATTTACCTGTTAAGTGGAAAGTTTCCCAAAAAGAGACCAAAATAGCTTTTAGAAGAGCCATGAATGACATTTTACCTCAACAAAGTGTTGTTAAGAAAAAACTAGGGTTTCCAGTACCTACTGATAAATGGTTTGAAAATTCTTTGATTACATGGGCTAAAGATTTGTTATTGTCTAATGAAAGTAAAAAATACTTTAATCCAAACAAAGTTAAAAAACTAATGAAACCCGATAAAAAAACTGATTTTCAGGGCAGAAAATTGTGGACACTATTGATATTTTTACTATGGCAAGATATGTATCTAAAATAA
- a CDS encoding FUSC family protein, protein MIIGPRVWKTGLAVTITIWLASLLQLEYAYLAAIAAIISLQPTITDSFIKGWERIQATAIGAIIALLMLFTLGNNPLLVGLAIIITILVCLKFGWTESINLACVTVAIIMTGGRDDTVSYAVHRATILPFLGIIVAVIINLLFSPPQHIETVKKSLRDLNEGIELLMMRVINSFLTCENYSQEHIDQLVDRIYHLHDEAKQKLAMYKNERGYKRYFGSKHKSFNEIDKMEKALELLWLIAQRVIDIQYVAEQRCNRLSGIRNPSTQYNDLLNSVQEFLFLTTSLEKNLLENFLESDDNRVEIISNQIEEITTLREELREKINNWQESHLGPAHIRSLIEIATLVYDLDQICNLLFQFQSLTQEKNEDTQ, encoded by the coding sequence GTGATAATAGGACCAAGAGTTTGGAAAACAGGATTGGCCGTTACAATCACAATATGGTTGGCCAGTTTATTACAATTAGAATATGCTTATCTAGCAGCTATAGCAGCTATTATTTCACTACAGCCCACAATTACTGATTCTTTTATCAAGGGCTGGGAAAGAATTCAGGCTACTGCTATCGGAGCAATAATAGCTTTATTAATGTTATTCACTTTGGGAAATAACCCTTTACTTGTAGGACTTGCTATTATCATTACTATTTTGGTCTGTCTTAAGTTTGGCTGGACCGAATCTATCAACTTGGCTTGCGTAACAGTGGCAATTATAATGACCGGAGGACGAGACGACACAGTTTCTTATGCTGTCCATCGAGCTACCATTTTACCCTTCTTAGGAATTATCGTAGCAGTAATAATTAATCTTTTATTTTCTCCACCACAGCATATTGAAACTGTAAAAAAGAGCTTGCGCGACTTAAATGAAGGAATTGAATTATTGATGATGAGAGTTATCAACAGTTTTCTGACTTGTGAAAACTACAGTCAGGAACATATCGATCAGTTGGTTGACAGAATTTATCACCTCCATGATGAAGCAAAGCAAAAATTAGCCATGTATAAAAATGAACGAGGTTACAAGCGTTACTTTGGGAGCAAGCACAAAAGCTTTAATGAGATCGATAAAATGGAAAAGGCATTAGAACTGCTATGGCTTATAGCCCAACGGGTAATTGATATTCAATATGTTGCTGAACAAAGATGTAATCGTTTATCTGGTATCAGAAACCCCAGTACACAATACAATGATTTACTTAATTCAGTACAAGAATTCTTGTTTTTAACCACAAGTCTAGAAAAAAATTTACTGGAAAATTTCTTAGAATCCGATGATAATAGAGTAGAAATAATTTCAAATCAGATAGAAGAAATCACCACTTTAAGAGAAGAACTGCGTGAAAAAATTAATAACTGGCAAGAAAGCCACTTAGGACCTGCTCATATTAGGTCTCTAATCGAAATTGCTACACTAGTTTATGACTTAGACCAAATTTGTAATTTATTATTCCAATTTCAAAGTTTAACCCAGGAAAAAAATGAAGACACCCAATAA
- the xerC gene encoding tyrosine recombinase XerC: MRNELLDFLEFLKGEKNLSHYTVDNYYKDLTQAENFFNEQFELYQWDEVTHKHIRHFLAYLKDKNYEKSTTARKLSAIRSLFKFLTREEKIRSNTSALLATPKKERKLPEFLSIEEVEMLINAPGDDPFGLRDKAILEVFYCSGIRLGELWGLDLQNLDLQTGYLKVTGKGNIERLAPLGSFALAAIEDYLYNARPELLKKNKSVENCDALFLNKFGTRISQRSIRRRVKKYVQQTASEHRVSPHSLRHSFATHLLEGGADLRAVQELLGHVNISTTQIYTHVNQARMTEVYNKYHPRA; the protein is encoded by the coding sequence TTGAGAAACGAGTTGCTCGACTTTTTGGAATTTTTAAAAGGAGAAAAGAATTTATCCCATTATACCGTAGACAATTACTATAAAGACCTTACTCAGGCAGAAAACTTTTTTAATGAACAATTTGAGCTATATCAATGGGATGAAGTGACACATAAACATATTAGACATTTTCTTGCCTATTTAAAAGATAAAAACTACGAAAAAAGCACAACGGCTAGAAAGTTGTCAGCTATTAGGTCATTGTTCAAATTTTTAACCAGGGAAGAAAAAATAAGGTCTAACACTAGCGCTTTATTAGCCACACCAAAAAAAGAGCGCAAACTACCGGAGTTTTTGTCAATAGAAGAAGTTGAAATGTTGATAAATGCCCCAGGTGATGATCCTTTTGGACTCCGTGATAAGGCAATCTTGGAGGTTTTTTATTGTTCAGGCATAAGGCTAGGAGAATTATGGGGCCTTGATTTACAAAATTTAGATTTACAAACTGGTTACTTAAAAGTGACTGGAAAAGGCAATATTGAGCGGTTGGCACCCTTGGGAAGCTTTGCCTTGGCAGCTATAGAAGATTATCTTTATAATGCCAGGCCTGAATTACTTAAAAAGAATAAGTCAGTTGAAAACTGTGATGCCTTATTCTTGAATAAATTTGGAACAAGGATATCTCAGCGCAGTATTAGGAGAAGGGTAAAAAAATACGTCCAACAAACTGCCTCAGAACATAGAGTTTCTCCTCATAGTTTAAGACATAGTTTTGCAACCCATTTACTAGAAGGTGGTGCCGATCTCAGGGCTGTTCAAGAATTACTGGGACATGTGAATATATCTACGACTCAAATTTATACCCATGTTAATCAAGCCAGGATGACGGAGGTTTACAATAAATATCATCCCAGGGCTTAA
- the dprA gene encoding DNA-processing protein DprA has protein sequence MGLKLIPGLGNNRIKKLIQWFGCGEEVWNSSIENLLEVSGISYDLAENIVVHRSKIDLQKKVNEIMEQGIKIILPEEYPESLQEIYDSPVLLYAKGDVSLLNTRKLAVVGTRKITSYGDIVIKNIIPSVTRADITIVSGLAKGTDAKAHYRCLQEGGKTIAVLGNGLDIIYPPENRELYKQISEKGLLISEYPPELGPQKFHFPQRNRIISGLSEGVLVIEAPKKSGAMITAQLALDQNREVFAIPGNINNPCSQGCNALIAQGAKVVTDPDDILTEYNLTVNMLIEESKNRLSSSQKAILEKIPYYEISIDELLSSTNTDKDIYTCLLELELNGWIMRRLGGYVIRIK, from the coding sequence ATGGGGTTAAAGTTGATTCCTGGTTTAGGCAATAACAGAATAAAAAAGTTGATTCAATGGTTTGGTTGTGGGGAAGAAGTTTGGAATTCATCTATTGAAAATCTTTTAGAAGTATCTGGTATTAGTTACGATTTGGCTGAAAATATAGTGGTTCATAGATCTAAAATCGATTTACAAAAAAAGGTTAATGAAATTATGGAACAGGGAATAAAGATTATATTACCTGAGGAATATCCTGAATCACTACAAGAAATTTATGATTCTCCTGTTTTGTTATATGCCAAGGGCGATGTATCATTACTTAATACCAGAAAACTTGCTGTAGTTGGAACACGTAAAATAACCAGTTATGGAGATATAGTCATTAAAAATATCATACCTTCAGTGACAAGGGCTGATATAACAATTGTCAGCGGTTTAGCTAAGGGAACAGATGCAAAAGCTCACTATAGATGTTTACAGGAAGGGGGGAAAACCATTGCCGTTTTAGGCAATGGTTTAGATATTATTTATCCTCCAGAAAACAGGGAACTATACAAGCAAATCTCTGAAAAGGGGCTATTAATCAGTGAATATCCGCCAGAACTTGGCCCACAAAAATTTCATTTCCCTCAACGCAACCGGATAATAAGTGGTTTGTCAGAGGGTGTTTTGGTCATTGAAGCTCCTAAAAAAAGTGGGGCTATGATTACAGCTCAATTAGCTTTAGATCAAAATAGAGAAGTTTTTGCTATACCAGGTAATATTAATAATCCATGTAGTCAGGGTTGCAATGCTTTAATTGCTCAAGGTGCTAAAGTGGTTACGGATCCTGATGATATTTTGACAGAATATAATTTAACAGTTAATATGCTTATAGAAGAATCTAAGAACAGACTTTCCTCATCTCAAAAAGCAATTTTGGAAAAAATCCCTTATTATGAAATATCAATTGATGAATTATTGTCTTCAACTAATACTGATAAGGATATTTATACATGTTTATTGGAATTAGAATTAAATGGATGGATAATGCGCAGACTGGGTGGATATGTAATAAGGATAAAATAA